Proteins from one Gossypium raimondii isolate GPD5lz chromosome 8, ASM2569854v1, whole genome shotgun sequence genomic window:
- the LOC105791230 gene encoding CDPK-related kinase 4 isoform X1, with protein MGHCCSKNVSVNNESTSTVNQSQPLPVPASATPSVETNSYAVSPFASPLPAGVAPSPSPARTPGRKFRWPLPPPSPAKPIMAAIMRRKGSNKAAPTEGTIPEDGEGAVLDKNFGYGKNLGAKFELGKEVGRGHFGHTCWAKGKKGELKGKSVAVKIISKAKMTSTISVEDVRREVKILKALSGHKNMIKFHDAFEDANNVYIVMELCEGGELLDRILSRGGRYTEGDAKNIIVQILSVVAFCHLQGVVHRDLKPENFLFTTRDEDAPMKIIDFGLSDFIRPDQRLNDIVGSAYYVAPEVLHRSYSVEADMWSIGVITYILLCGSRPFWARTESGIFRSVLRADPNFDDSPWPSVSLEAKDFVKRLLNKDHRKRMTAAQALAHPWLQDDNRVVPLDILIYKLVKSYIRATPFRRAAQKALSKALPDDALLYLTGQFKLLEPKDGCVSLSNFKTALMKNRTDAMQESRVFDIINVMEPLYYKKMDFEEFCAAAISAYQLEASEEWESIASTAFEYFEQDGNKVISVEELALELNLGPSAHSLLKDWIRVSDGKLSFLGYTKFLHGVTIRASNVRRR; from the exons ATGGGCCATTGCTGTAGCAAAAACGTGTCCGTCAACAATGAATCAACCTCCACTGTCAATCAGTCTCAGCCGCTACCGGTTCCGGCCTCGGCAACCCCATCCGTTGAGACAAACTCTTATGCTGTTAGTCCATTTGCTAGTCCACTACCCGCTGGAGTGGCGCCGTCTCCATCACCAGCTAGAACACCGGGAAGGAAGTTCAGGTGGCCTTTGCCGCCTCCCTCTCCTGCCAAGCCGATCATGGCGGCAATAATGAGACGAAAGGGGTCGAACAAGGCGGCTCCGACGGAAGGAACAATTCCCGAGGATGGGGAAGGAGCGGTGCTAGACAAAAATTTTGGATACGGGAAGaatttaggggctaaatttgAGCTAGGCAAGGAGGTTGGGcgagggcattttggtcatacTTGCTGGGCCAAGGGAAAGAAAGGAGAGCTAAAGGGAAAGTCGGTGGCCGttaaaatcatttctaaagcTAAG ATGACCTCAACAATATCAGTAGAAGATGTTCGGCGGGAGGTCAAAATACTGAAAGCCCTATCCGGTCATAAAAACATGATCAAGTTTCATGATGCTTTTGAGGATGCCAATAACGTTTATATTGTCATGGA ATTATGTGAAGGTGGAGAACTACTTGACAGAATTTTGTCTAG AGGTGGTAGATACACCGAAGGGGAtgctaaaaatataattgtgCAAATTTTAAGTGTAGTAGCTTTTTGTCACCTTCAAGGGGTTGTGCACCGTGATCTAAAGCCCGAG aattttctttttaccaCAAGAGATGAGGATGCTCCAATGAAAATTATCGATTTTGGTTTATCTGATTTTATTAGGCCGG ATCAACGTCTGAATGATATTGTTGGCAGTGCATACTATGTTGCACCGGAAGTGCTGCATAGATCATACAGTGTTGAAGCTGATATGTGGAGTATTGGTgtcataacatatatattgttATGTGGAAGCAGACCTTTCTGGGCCAGAACTGAATCAGGAATTTTTCGTTCTGTGCTTCGAGCTGATCCTAACTTCGATGATTCACCTTGGCCTTCTGTATCATTGGAAGCCAAGGATTTTGTGAAAAGGCTTTTGAACAAGGATCACAGGAAAAGAATGACTGCTGCCCAAGCTTTAG CTCATCCATGGTTACAAGATGACAATCGTGTTGTGCCTTTGGATATTTTGATCTACAAGTTAGTCAAGTCTTACATTCGGGCTACCCCTTTCAGACGAGCAGCACAAAAG GCACTTTCAAAAGCTTTACCGGATGATGCGCTTCTGTATCTTACTGGACAGTTTAAGCTTTTAGAACCAAAAGATGGATGCGTGTCCCTCAGTAATTTTAAAACA GCTTTAATGAAGAATAGAACTGATGCCATGCAGGAGTCAAGGGTTTTTGACATTATAAATGTG atGGAGCCACTCTATTACAAAAAGATGGACTTTGAAGAGTTCTGCGCTGCTGCAATCAGTGCATATCAGCTCGAAGCATCTGAAGAATGGGAGAGTATTGCAAGCACAGCTTTCGAGTATTTCGAACAAGACGGAAACAAGGTCATTTCAGTGGAGGAATTGGCACTG GAACTAAATCTGGGGCCATCAGCTCATTCTTTGCTTAAAGATTGGATAAGAGTTTCAGATGGAAAACTGAGCTTCCTCGGGTATACGAAATTTTTACACGGTGTGACAATTCGTGCTTCTAATGTAAGACGTCGATAG
- the LOC105791230 gene encoding CDPK-related kinase 4 isoform X2 translates to MTSTISVEDVRREVKILKALSGHKNMIKFHDAFEDANNVYIVMELCEGGELLDRILSRGGRYTEGDAKNIIVQILSVVAFCHLQGVVHRDLKPENFLFTTRDEDAPMKIIDFGLSDFIRPDQRLNDIVGSAYYVAPEVLHRSYSVEADMWSIGVITYILLCGSRPFWARTESGIFRSVLRADPNFDDSPWPSVSLEAKDFVKRLLNKDHRKRMTAAQALAHPWLQDDNRVVPLDILIYKLVKSYIRATPFRRAAQKALSKALPDDALLYLTGQFKLLEPKDGCVSLSNFKTALMKNRTDAMQESRVFDIINVMEPLYYKKMDFEEFCAAAISAYQLEASEEWESIASTAFEYFEQDGNKVISVEELALELNLGPSAHSLLKDWIRVSDGKLSFLGYTKFLHGVTIRASNVRRR, encoded by the exons ATGACCTCAACAATATCAGTAGAAGATGTTCGGCGGGAGGTCAAAATACTGAAAGCCCTATCCGGTCATAAAAACATGATCAAGTTTCATGATGCTTTTGAGGATGCCAATAACGTTTATATTGTCATGGA ATTATGTGAAGGTGGAGAACTACTTGACAGAATTTTGTCTAG AGGTGGTAGATACACCGAAGGGGAtgctaaaaatataattgtgCAAATTTTAAGTGTAGTAGCTTTTTGTCACCTTCAAGGGGTTGTGCACCGTGATCTAAAGCCCGAG aattttctttttaccaCAAGAGATGAGGATGCTCCAATGAAAATTATCGATTTTGGTTTATCTGATTTTATTAGGCCGG ATCAACGTCTGAATGATATTGTTGGCAGTGCATACTATGTTGCACCGGAAGTGCTGCATAGATCATACAGTGTTGAAGCTGATATGTGGAGTATTGGTgtcataacatatatattgttATGTGGAAGCAGACCTTTCTGGGCCAGAACTGAATCAGGAATTTTTCGTTCTGTGCTTCGAGCTGATCCTAACTTCGATGATTCACCTTGGCCTTCTGTATCATTGGAAGCCAAGGATTTTGTGAAAAGGCTTTTGAACAAGGATCACAGGAAAAGAATGACTGCTGCCCAAGCTTTAG CTCATCCATGGTTACAAGATGACAATCGTGTTGTGCCTTTGGATATTTTGATCTACAAGTTAGTCAAGTCTTACATTCGGGCTACCCCTTTCAGACGAGCAGCACAAAAG GCACTTTCAAAAGCTTTACCGGATGATGCGCTTCTGTATCTTACTGGACAGTTTAAGCTTTTAGAACCAAAAGATGGATGCGTGTCCCTCAGTAATTTTAAAACA GCTTTAATGAAGAATAGAACTGATGCCATGCAGGAGTCAAGGGTTTTTGACATTATAAATGTG atGGAGCCACTCTATTACAAAAAGATGGACTTTGAAGAGTTCTGCGCTGCTGCAATCAGTGCATATCAGCTCGAAGCATCTGAAGAATGGGAGAGTATTGCAAGCACAGCTTTCGAGTATTTCGAACAAGACGGAAACAAGGTCATTTCAGTGGAGGAATTGGCACTG GAACTAAATCTGGGGCCATCAGCTCATTCTTTGCTTAAAGATTGGATAAGAGTTTCAGATGGAAAACTGAGCTTCCTCGGGTATACGAAATTTTTACACGGTGTGACAATTCGTGCTTCTAATGTAAGACGTCGATAG